TGACCCAACCACTTTCCACTGCCAAATTAGCCACCACCAAATTCACCTGCAACCTAAACAAGTCCCTAACCCCTGCTTTCTCCCCTGCCCCCTCATTAGTCCCACATGGAACAGTAGCCAACATAACATCAAGATCCTGATAATTCTTCAGCACTGGCATTGGCATGTTTGGGCATTGGGGTTTACCCCATTTCTCATCTTCATCAATCCATTCAGGAAAAAAATCCTCCCATTTCAAATTCTCATCAACATGGTCAAAATTGATAGAAAAAGTCTCAACTTTTGAGTGATGAAGTGAATCTAGTTGTTCATATACGTTACCATTGAATTCTCTGTTGACATTGACGAGACCAATCTTGATGTTGTTTTTGTTGCTGATATCTTTGGCTATAACATCAAACCAAGGTGGTCTTTtgtgatcatcatcatcaacttgaACCATACTTGTTGTGGTGGTAACAGGAACTATTTTCTGCTTCTCCATAACCATGAAGAGAAAGAGGGATAGAGAGACAAGAAGCAAGAGACAAATAAGAAAACGCTTTTCCTTTGAAGAGGAATGAGATTGAGAAGCAGAGGATTTGGAAGCCATTTTTTCCTCTGATTTTGAGACAAAAGGGTTTTCCTTGGACATGATAGCTAGTATTGAGTGATTGTTTTGCATGATAGACACAAAAAAGGTAACGCACAAAGAtgcaattaaaaatataatatttaaaaaataaatagatgaatttttctttaaatattttcttcttttcctgTGCTTTATTAAAGAATAAATAGATGATGTATatatgaaaacataaaatacaaatttttgagttaatttcacaatcaatcatttaaaactatttgatatgaATTTTTTAATGACATATTTGATGTCATTTTAAACATAAAATATTACATTCATTTTgttattttgtaatataaaaaataaccaaatcataaaaaataaaactttgtcAGCATATATCTTACAGGTAGAAAAATCAcgattgacttttattaattattttaatgtcattaaaaatcattaaatgtctttttaacaaaaaaaatatcattaaatgtcaaattaatacagtagttatttttgaaaaaaaaatacaattgacttttgttaattattctaatgtcattaataactactaaataaaaatttaactattaaatgaaaatttaattattttcaaaagtaTGAAATTATTTAACTATTAActattaaattactaaaaaatcagaaaatataaatataacatcatcttctaaataaaaaaatgttaaatttatttaaaaacttGGTGATTGGTGGCCAAtacccaattttttttaaggCACCCAATGTAatatcctttttttttgaaggGTCAATATACTATCTTAATTACGctgaaaaaattattcaattttaaagaaaaaatgatTTCATCCCTTAAGGATAATTCAAGTGATAAAGGTTGAGATATATAAATTGAGGAGGAGAAGGTATATGGATCAATTTTTGGAGGACATGTAAGCATCGGTAAATCTTATAAAATAAGAGTAATTATTGATCAcgttttttataagcaattatTGATCAcgttattatttatatatatgttttgCGTCAGGATCTAGTGTGTGATAAATCatagttaaaaattaaaatataaaatcttagagtttttttttgaaagaatataAAATCTTAGAGTTAATTATTATAGAGTAATAATTTATACAAacctcactttctctttcatctaATTTTCACACATTTCTCTTCCTATCTCTTTCTGcattttttatcacatcacataccatatcactcatttcttttattatttatatgagATGAGATTTGGTCGAAATGATAAGTAAACAAAACATTATTCTTATTATAACTTTGATTCTCTTAGGAGAGATTTCATCTTTTGCCATCAAAAGATTCACAACTTTCCATGGGGCAATTTAAggagtattaattttttttgtcataaCCAAGGTATCTCCACAGCCGACAGTCGTAagactaatccctcgccccacggtcagcgcactaagcggtaggggacTGGCTAAGaagtattaattttttaaatcttGTCAAAcaaatttatttgaaaaaatggTGGGTGCACTAaccgtgtaattttttttttccagatgcacccaattgatttccgccacatcaacaatttattaatttactaattaaaattaaaaagattcaTAACCACTTAATCCTATGTGCATATATAATGTGATTGGACGTCAGTGTAAGTAAAACTTTTTTACACTGACGGTACATATCCATTAATCTCAATTTATTTTGTCAATTCCAATCAAAGTATCTTAACCATTGGATTTAATATCGTTCCTTGCAAATATCGTTCTAAAATTTGGTGGAATGATGCCCCAACCGATATTGAGTAagtcttattttttttatacatcggaaaattacaaGGCAAAAGCAAAAAGACTACACAATACCTAACGCATCCTTCAAGAACAGAACTTCTTAGACTCATCTCTTACTGATTAATATAAGGCGtattaaacttaaaaaaaagtCTCTCAACCACGAGACTTTCTCATCATGGGCCAATAACTCATGACCACACTAAttggtttgaattttttttctttacattGGAAAATagtttgaaaaatatttaaatccaAACAAATAGATCTATTAAATgtctgttaaaaaaaaacttattaaatGTATTTacttatgaatttcatttagaATAATTGAAAcggaaaataacaaaattaattgtagaTTTGTAGGCGTAAAAAACATTAGATGATtttaacattaaaaaataaaaattaattataaatcatGCAATTTATATGCGCATCACTTCGCTCGGCCACAACTAGCTACACTTTGAAACCATCTCCCCTCAGTCTCCCTTCTCATCTTTCTTTCTCCCCCTTTTTTTTCATACATGGAGCGCGCACATGCCCTCAAAATGATGAAGACAATCTTGATAGCTAACGCCAGTCTTAGTCCACATATCTCTCATACACCTGACACCATCGTGGAGCTACCGCCAAACTTGAAGGCAACATTGGTGAAAAAGTGAAGCTCGCATCGATGGTGAATATATGTGTAATTTTGAATCGAAACTCATTCAACTTAACCGTGGTTAAAACACATTGTCCAAAATTGGACCACTTTATAATAAGGTGGATCTTTACACGCTTGGTTATTTTATACTTTATTCAAATTGTACTATGCTAactaaattatgaaaaatatatatgaaatttgttttggtaaaaaaaaaagatttatcaGACGAAAATTGAGAAATAAGATAGTGGGCTGGGCCCGTTGCTTGCATCATAGTAAATAGATCCAACTCGTGTAATGTGAAGAACAGTGAATAGTTGCTTCTTTCCGCgcgagaaagagagagaaaatagagagagagagagagagagagagagagagagagatctggttgtaagagaaagaaaaagggacgaagaagaagaagaagcagaagcagaaggaaCGAGAGAAAGATGATGTCTGGTAAATACACTTCGATCGATAACCAACAGCTTCAAGGATCTGTACCTGTGAGTATTCAATTCCATTCTTCGATTCGATTCGATTCCATTATCTTCAATTTTCGTTTCACATCTCTCTCACTCTCGTTTTCTCGCAGGCCGTTCCAGATCCACCTCCGGTCACCGTCAAGTTCACAGGTCAGTTTGCATTCTCAATTCGTTATGCTAATCGATTTAATTGAATAGATCAGCTTCAAATTTCACCTCGAAACTTCCCCGATTCTCAATTTCTGTGCATTTTTGTTGCTAATTAAGTTCGCATCACTTGATTTTGCACCGTGTGGCTTCATTTGAACCTGTTTGTTGTTGCTAGCCTGGATCATTCTTCGATCTTCGGTTTTGTGCTGATTTTTGTAATATACTTCATCTGATTATGGCTTGTTTTGGTTTGTAGATTCAAATCTTAAGACATTTCCTCCATCTGAAACACAGGGCAAGATTACCGGTGGCTCCAGGCCTCCTCGTGATGCTGATGGTTTGTGCCATTCCACATTGTTCTCACTTTTTTCTTTTCCGTTTTAGTTTTGATAATGTTTGCTTTCAAGGTCGTTGTTGTTCCGTGCATTTGTATAAGCACAGGCTGTTATTATGTTAATGACAACGAATGTCTGgtggattttaattttttgttgaatATATTCCGAGATAGGTAGATTAGAAGCTTCAAGATGATTTTCATTTCTATTGCTATGTGCTTGTTAAAATCTGTTCTCTTTGGTTTTCCTGTTATGTTGCTTTACTCTATAGACGCATTTGGCCAGTCTTTTCGTCACGTCTCAATTATGAGGTTTGGTTTGAGTGTTTGGGTGGGAATGTGCTTTGACTGCTGTGGGCAGCCACCGTGCAATTAATCGTCTTAGTGGGTAATAGATGATAAGCCTGAAGAGTTTAGCTGAACAATCAACAATATATTATATAACAATGTGGTAAAGGAGATACATCATAAAAAATTCAACTGATTTTAGAATTTTGTTGTACTGACATTCCCTGAATCTAGGTTTGAATTTCATGGACTGATTTATCCTTAATAATGATGATCACCAAAATTAGTTGACTTGTCTATCCTTGCTTAAAATCTTGCTGTACTGGCAAGGTAACTGCTACTGCTGACTTTGAGCCAAGACCAGTCCTAAAACTGGCTGTTATTTTTTCTCACGTTTTGTTTGATCCAATCTTCTATGCTCATATTTTATTACTCTTGTGTATGGTTGATGCTTACTACTTGTGACGACATTACCTTCTGTGCCTGTGACAATTTTGTGTTTGAGTTATTATGATTTGCAATTAATTTTCTTGGGATTTGTCTGACTTGTTTTTGTCAAATTGTTTCATTCATATTACGCAGATTCATTTTCAAAACCTGTATCTGGTTCTGATGAACCCCAACAGCAGGGTGGTTGGCTTCATACTTTTACGGTTGCTGCTTACAAACCTTACTTTGACATCGACAGTTCAGATGTTCTTGAGAGGATTAAAGACTCACTATTTCCATTTAGAGGAACTTTTAATGAAAAAACTGCAACCAACCCTGACTTGTaagtttactttctcaaacaaACTACAAATGATCTGTATATagttaatatgttttttttatgaagACAAGATGAAGCTAGATTGTGGTGTCCTCAGTTCTGACATTTTCCAATTATGACATGTATCAtagttaatataattataatatgaAGCAAAGATGCTACTAAATTTCTGTATCTGTTTGTTATGCTAAATTGCTAATATCTATGAGCCAAAGTAAGGTATAAGACAGTAATGAAGAACTATATTACATTCAAAATTTTGGGTTTGTGTGTgttgttgggggggggggggagttctATGCTACATATTCTCATTGTGAACACTGACTTTTGAAGTATATCTCTGAAACAAGTAGATTAAACAGCATGTTTATGCCACAAGTTAACTATTGTTCTTTCCCCATATAACTAATAAACATGTTAGTTGTTATGTTTACCAACTGAATCTGAATAAGATGACTTTGTGTAAGTAGTAGGCCTATCTAGTTCATCACCATTATCTGGACAACTGAACTTAATATAGTCAGTAATACTCATTTGGGATGTAGGTAGACCACTCCTAAAAGGTTGACTATTAACAGAGAGAGACACTATGTCAGAATGTGAgttaagtttttcacaccctgCGGATATGGGATTAACTCCTGCATCCATGTTGTCAAGCTGGAAAAAGTGGTCCATCCACATCAGAGGTGGACAAACTGGGCTCTAATTGGTGTAGGTCAAAGATCGAAATGAATAAGGAAGTTCCATGCCATCATTCTTGGAGATGACTTACAATCCCTTGGTTTATACACTGGAAACAacgattttttttaaatactgtGGATAATTGGCAATAGTTTTCATAAAATTGCCAAATACAATCACCATGAAAAGTACAACTAAATCATCTAATGGCCACTAcattattttagtttttgtcCTGCTTTGCTGCTCCGGCGTCAATTTGATTCCATGTCTGgtgttattttttctttctttagtgGCTTATATCCTCTATATAAATACTGCCATACTGGTGTTCCAAGATGAGGATGTATGCCACTTCAAACTTTGGAGGACACATGTTTTACCGTTATGCCTTACTAAAAAGCGAACTTTATGTGGTTTAGCTGTGTGGCAGAATGTAATTTTGAGTTTACTGTAAATGTACGTAGGTATGGACCATTCTGGATTTGCACTACCTTAATATTTGTAGCAGCATCCATTGGCACATTCGTGACATATCTAGCTCACAAACTGAAGGACAAGGAATGGAACTATGACATAAACCTAGTGACTTGGTCTGCTGGTCTGTTTTATGGCTATGTTACCGTTGTTCCTCTTTGTCTGTATGTAATCCTCAAATACTTCTCTGCACCAGCAAGCCTTGTCCAACTATTCTGTCTATATGGATATTCCTTGTTTGTGTTTATTCCAGCAATGGTAAGCTTCTGCACTTCAATTTCTCCGTCTTATTTTAACTTCAACAATGAAATTTGACATTATCGCAGTACTGAATCCTCAAGTGAAACCCTTTGTTTGCAACAGTGTATGTCCGTTGTGCCACTGGAGATATTTAGATGGGTGATTGCAGGTGTGGCGGGACTCATGTCAGCAACATTTGTAGGGCTTAACCTCCGGGCACATATCATGTCAGCAGGTGAAAGGTGGTTCTTGATTGTTGCTGCCATTTTTCTGTTGCAGCTGGCTCTAGCCGTTGTATTAAAGATGTATCTCTTCACAGTATCAGTTTAAGAGGAAAGTGGACAGTGTGAATGAAATATATATGTAAGGAAGAAATAGCTTTTTGGCCCTTTAGGTTTCTATTAATACAATTTGTAGCTGAATTGTAATTCACAGATATAAAACCATTGTGTATTCATTCATTTATGGCAATATAGAGGCGAATAACCGGTGGTTTTCATAACAAAAACCATTTGTTAACATCACATGTGTATAATACGTGTGCCTGGCGATTTTGTCCAgaatgttttattttctttgactAATTTGTCATGACTGTTAACCTCAGCTTCTATTTTTTTGGTGTAAAATTCAGAACTTAAGACCTCAAAGAAGTCTTAAGTGCTTAGTATTACACACAATTTGGTAATTGTCCACTacctaattttattttcaagcGGTGCCAACTAATGTTAGAAACTAGACACAATACCAAACCTTTGAAAACCTAATAGGAACCGACCAACACACTGGTTTTACAATGATTAATTAATTGGAATGATGCTCATAGTTGTAGACAATTAGCTTTGTTTCGAGACATTTATAGTGTGAAGATATGAATATTCCATAATTGAACAAGTTGTCAAGAAGGCATAATAGCCCTTGAAAAAAGCATTGACTTTAAAGATCAAAAACAGACAAAGTAAAATAGTGTAAAGGAAGAGTCAAGCCCTGATACTGAAATTGTGGTGCTATGATAAACCAGGTTAGGCTGAGTTTGAAATTGCAGTGCTATAATAAACTAAGGTTAGGCTGATTTTGAAACTACTGTATATATTAAGAGTTCGTTAATTGACATGATTACACTATATAGGAAAAGTTTGGTATATATACACTTCACCATCAATGCACAAACTCAAAAGCACTGATCTTAGACACATTCTTATAAGTGATATCATGTGTTGTCTGGTTTGATTATTTCTGGTATGAGCCACTCCCACACCTGTTCTTGATCTTTCCTTTCTTCATTTCTTAGTTCAGAGAAGCCAGAAGAGATTTCTAAATGATATTTGACAATTGTGGTGAAGTGATGACAGTTTCAAGGTCTCAAATGGGGTGTGTCTTCCTGATATTATTAAGCATTTTGGTTTTGAACCATGAAGTATTGGGTGCTAGGTTAGGAAAAGTGGAACATGTACACAAACTCATGCCTCCAGTATGGAGGAAAAGCTTTACCAGTGAAACTGATAGAAGCTATTACACAACAAGTAAAAGAGCAGTACCCTCCTCTCCTGACCGCTTGCACAACAGATAGGTAATTCTATCCTTCTAGCAATTGAATTCTCTGTCCTTTCAACAGAGATTACTTAGCATGTGATCAATAACGAGTTTTTTCCTGGGAAAAGCGAGTTTGAGTGCATACACCCATGCTATAtgtttataattattatttcttCAATCAAATCACTGCTAAATAACAGAATCCAGCAGTTTGAAGTTTCATTAGATGTTTGGTCAGCAGCTTTTTCAAGAATCAATTCTGAGCCGCAAAAGCTATGCTACTCACAGAAGAGTTAAAAGTCCAAAGCTACTCAGATAAGTTTCTTCTTGATTCAATCATCAATCCTGAGACGCAGAAACTAATCTACTCATATGAAAGTCGAAATCCAGCAGCCTATCACAGGAACTTTTTTCTAAAAGCTACTCATTAAAGCTTCTTCATAGAAGAAGTTGATTCTATCTTTGGAATCAtaagaattttcaaacatgcactcacATCGATTAGGGTTTAGTGAGTAAAGATATATTGTTCAAGTTATATGGTTTAAAGGTGTAATATTTGAGTGGTAACTTTTCACCTCACTTTTATTATACTCTCTTCCCATTTCTATTGCTTTTCCCTTTTATCACACTCACCTCAAGCTATGTAAATGTGTAAATGCAGTACAATAGAAATGAATCACACTGATTATAGTACAAGGGTTAGATATATAAATAACACCAGACACAATTTAGTTCCTAATTAAGTCCACACTACATTACATTTTCACAAAAGGGAGGAAGAAAGAAAGTGCTCAATATAAGTAGTTAATCAGCAGAACCAACAAAGCCAAGAGCAAAAACTCAACCCCAGCATGCAAAGTAGATGCATCAGCAGCGAAAGTTCCAGTGGGTGTGTTGGTAGTGAGAACAAGCACCATCCAATCATCCTCTGAGCCAAGCCCTGCACCTGTGTACTTGGAATTGTTAAGATACTTAGCATACACATCAGAATGAGTGTAGTTGGAAAGCACAACAGTGGGTTCCAATTTGGCCACACAAACTGGGAGAATGACCCCATCACTTGTGGTGGTGATGTTGATGTCACATTTATCAATGTGCTTCTGCAATTTTGGGATTTGCATGCTCCCACCAGGGTAGTATTGACTCACTTGTTCACATGGTATGTCTTCCATTTCTTCTGCTATCTCATCTGCTAAACAATATGCCTTGGGAACACGGTTCAGGGGTGAAAGGTTCTTAGTCTGCCTGAAGCTATTGATTCCCTTGTATACACTATCCACCTCATCTATCAATGAAGCACATGTGTAACATCATTAATAATAGTATATTAACTACTGAAACCAACACAAGAAGCAactatattatgtaatatgattcAAGTAACTGAGACTAAGGAGAGTTTTGGAAGATAAAGTACCTTTGCACTGAGTTGGAGtagaaagaaagaggaaagcAAAGACACatgcaagaaggaagaaaccaAGTTTGAAGGATGCCATGGTGAGCTTAATGTGAGTCGTAATGGCAAACCACCACACGTTTTTAATGAATTAGACTTGATAACAAGGGATAAACAAAAATGGGTTCCTAGAGTAATGACAGGTATAAAGTTCATCTTCCACGTGGTTGACATGCATGCAAGTAACCAGATAACACAGCAAAGAAacattttgaattaaataagaGAACAAGGTTGCTAGTTTGAAGTGTTTTCTAGATTATAACAAGTTAGATTCTGTGACTGGAAAATTCTATCCTACACCAAATGGCTGATGGCAGGAATGTCCTAAATAACACATGTCATCTCTCTAGTATAGAAATTAATACGCCTATCTGTCATCATGTGTAGTATAAGTGGATCAATCTCATAGGTATGCAAGCTTTGAATATACCCTTATCAGCATGGGAATGTACCTATATTATCTGTGACAAGTCATCCAAATACCCTAAAAACTAATGACTAGTATTTAATTGAGTACTTTCCTCATCCTTGAATACTATAGCAGAATATATCCTCCTATCCTATGGAAGATAGCTTTTAGGAGAGTTATAATCCATTGTAAACAAACAAACAGTGAGTAAATTTCATATTAGTGTACCAAATGATGACCGTGTCCAAAACCAACAAGGAAGCTGCACTCAAAACCAATCCTTGTTTTGATTCAATGTGCCCTTTTCTACAGATGTGTCCTCTGCATGTGATGAATATGACACGTCAAACACCTCCTTCTGCCACTCATCACCGCGTGGCATGTTCAACTTCTTCACAAACAACATGTGTATCTGGATGCAATCATCATCATACACACACAACTATCAGCAATGTGCCCCACTACTATATCTTTACCCCACACAACATCTTAAAAAGCATCCTCCATATCTTGCATTCACTTCAACATCCACAGCAGAAACCACATTTTCAGCCTCAGGAGATTTCCAAAAAGCATTTTGGTGAGCATGGCTTCTGGTGGACAGAAATTCCCCCCTCAGAAGCAAGAGACACAACCTGGCAAAGAACATGCCTTGAATCCAACACCCCAATTCACCAGCCCAGAGTATAAACCATCAAATAAACTTCAAGtacatatatataataacacCCTTTCTCTATACATGACCAAATTTCTACATTAACTGCTtgcattatttaaaattatttctttcCACTCCCTCAATTTCGTAAGTTCTATATTGTGGGTTAATTTTCAGGGGAAGATAGCATTAATCACTGGTGGTGACTCTGGAATTGGAAGAGCAGTGTGCAATTTATTTGCATTAGAGGGTGCAACTGTGATTTTCACCTATGTGAAGGGACAAGAGGACAAGGATGCGAGGGACACTATTGAAATGATAAAAAGGGCTAAGACTGCAGATGCTAAAGATCCACTGGCTATACCAGCTGACCTTGGTTTTGATGAGAACTGCAAGAGAGTGGTGGATGAGGCAGTGAATGCTTATGGCCGCATAGATATTCTGGTCAACAATGCAGCTGAGCAGTATGAGTGTGGTTCAGTGGAGGAGATTGATGAGCCAAGACTTGAGAGGGTGTTCAGAACTAACATCTTCTCATATTTCTTCCTGACCAGGTAAAATCAAAATGGATTCAACTAAAAGTTGAAACAACATAGATATTTATCATTCACTAGCGGGGTTAAAATAAACTAAATCAAGCATATACTAACCTTCAACTCAATCTATGAAAAGAGTTTACTTCATTTTGTCTTGTATGATTTTTAAGTTTAACTAACTTGTATATTTGTATAGGCATGCCCTGAAGCATATGAAGGAAGGAAGCAGCATTATCAACACAACATCAGTGAATGCATACAAGGGACACCCTACATTACTGGACTACACTGCCACCAAGGGTGCCATTGTGGCCTTTACCAGGGGCCTTTCCCTTCAGCTTGTGAGCAAGGGAATAAGAGTGAATGGGGTTGCACCTGGACCCATATGGACTCCATTGATACCAGCCTCTTTCAAGGAGGAAGAAACTGCTCAATTTGGTGCTGATGTGCCAATGAAAAGAGCTGGCCAGCCTGTTGAGGTT
This is a stretch of genomic DNA from Lotus japonicus ecotype B-129 chromosome 1, LjGifu_v1.2. It encodes these proteins:
- the LOC130731200 gene encoding uncharacterized protein LOC130731200; translation: MMSGKYTSIDNQQLQGSVPAVPDPPPVTVKFTDSNLKTFPPSETQGKITGGSRPPRDADDSFSKPVSGSDEPQQQGGWLHTFTVAAYKPYFDIDSSDVLERIKDSLFPFRGTFNEKTATNPDLYGPFWICTTLIFVAASIGTFVTYLAHKLKDKEWNYDINLVTWSAGLFYGYVTVVPLCLYVILKYFSAPASLVQLFCLYGYSLFVFIPAMCMSVVPLEIFRWVIAGVAGLMSATFVGLNLRAHIMSAGERWFLIVAAIFLLQLALAVVLKMYLFTVSV
- the LOC130731201 gene encoding uncharacterized GPI-anchored protein At5g19250-like produces the protein MASFKLGFFLLACVFAFLFLSTPTQCKDEVDSVYKGINSFRQTKNLSPLNRVPKAYCLADEIAEEMEDIPCEQVSQYYPGGSMQIPKLQKHIDKCDINITTTSDGVILPVCVAKLEPTVVLSNYTHSDVYAKYLNNSKYTGAGLGSEDDWMVLVLTTNTPTGTFAADASTLHAGVEFLLLALLVLLINYLY
- the LOC130731199 gene encoding NADPH-dependent aldehyde reductase 1, chloroplastic-like → MASGGQKFPPQKQETQPGKEHALNPTPQFTSPEYKPSNKLQGKIALITGGDSGIGRAVCNLFALEGATVIFTYVKGQEDKDARDTIEMIKRAKTADAKDPLAIPADLGFDENCKRVVDEAVNAYGRIDILVNNAAEQYECGSVEEIDEPRLERVFRTNIFSYFFLTRHALKHMKEGSSIINTTSVNAYKGHPTLLDYTATKGAIVAFTRGLSLQLVSKGIRVNGVAPGPIWTPLIPASFKEEETAQFGADVPMKRAGQPVEVAPSYVFLACNQCSSYITGQVLHPNGGNVVNG